Proteins encoded together in one Allomeiothermus silvanus DSM 9946 window:
- a CDS encoding cytochrome c biogenesis CcdA family protein yields the protein MTLSLPIAFLAGLLSFLSPCVLPLVPTYLLYLGGERGRPLVNAGFFVMGFSAVFLALGLPFTLLGSLLFDYREVLSRVGGGFMVLLGAYMLGLRPRWGVSLRYGGDTTRPWGAFVLGTVLGLGWTPCIGPVLGGILTLTAAGGGVGLLLAYILGLALPFLLVAAFTDRMRPWLRRMARFSHGAELAAGAVLVVVGLLLLTGTYSVLNSFFLKITPDWLQDRL from the coding sequence ATGACCCTGAGCCTGCCCATCGCCTTCCTCGCGGGGTTGCTTTCGTTTCTATCGCCCTGTGTCTTGCCGCTGGTGCCTACCTATTTGCTCTACCTGGGGGGCGAGCGGGGTCGCCCGCTTGTCAACGCCGGTTTTTTCGTGATGGGCTTCTCGGCGGTCTTCCTCGCGCTGGGACTCCCCTTCACCCTGTTGGGAAGCCTGCTGTTTGACTACCGCGAGGTGCTGAGCCGGGTAGGAGGGGGGTTCATGGTCCTGCTGGGGGCCTACATGCTGGGCCTCAGGCCGCGCTGGGGGGTAAGCCTCCGCTATGGCGGTGACACCACCCGTCCTTGGGGGGCCTTTGTCCTCGGAACCGTGCTGGGGCTGGGCTGGACCCCCTGTATCGGCCCAGTGCTGGGCGGCATCCTCACCCTTACGGCCGCGGGTGGAGGGGTAGGGCTGCTCCTGGCCTACATCCTGGGGCTGGCGCTGCCGTTCCTCCTGGTGGCTGCCTTCACCGACCGGATGCGGCCCTGGCTGCGCCGTATGGCCCGCTTCTCGCACGGGGCGGAACTCGCGGCAGGGGCCGTGCTGGTGGTGGTGGGCTTGCTGCTGCTCACCGGAACCTATTCCGTTCTCAATAGCTTCTTTCTCAAAATCACCCCGGACTGGCTGCAAGACCGGCTCTAG
- a CDS encoding c-type cytochrome — MYKRLLVGLLALGLAMAARYHLGTPLTPEQVGQYDLRPAVLPDGRGLPPGQGGVEEGARIYAERCASCHGKSGEGYPFNRLVAEPFPITPETESSQFAIGNYWQYPTTLFDYIRRAMPYGNAGSLSADEVYALVAWLLYQNGITDGSQPMNAQTLPKVAMPARALLQLDPETHKRFPWLKLP, encoded by the coding sequence ATGTATAAGCGGCTTCTGGTAGGTCTGCTGGCCCTGGGCCTGGCCATGGCCGCCCGCTACCACTTGGGCACCCCCCTCACCCCGGAGCAGGTGGGCCAGTACGACCTGCGCCCGGCGGTGTTGCCGGATGGCCGCGGCCTTCCCCCCGGCCAGGGGGGAGTGGAGGAAGGGGCCAGGATTTACGCGGAGCGCTGCGCCAGCTGTCACGGGAAAAGCGGGGAGGGTTACCCTTTTAACCGCCTGGTGGCGGAGCCTTTCCCCATCACCCCCGAGACCGAGTCCAGCCAGTTCGCCATCGGCAACTACTGGCAGTACCCCACCACCCTCTTCGACTACATCCGCCGGGCCATGCCCTACGGGAATGCGGGCAGCCTGAGCGCAGACGAGGTATATGCCCTGGTGGCCTGGCTGCTCTACCAAAACGGCATCACCGATGGCAGCCAGCCGATGAACGCCCAGACCCTGCCCAAGGTGGCGATGCCGGCTCGAGCCCTGTTGCAGCTGGACCCCGAAACCCACAAACGCTTCCCCTGGCTCAAACTGCCTTAG
- a CDS encoding tetratricopeptide repeat protein: MLRTLGELSLEGPETPFRKKKPLLLLVYLTLEGPRSRRHLAELFWPGASDGLNSLSVALTQLRTAGVRLEGEEVLRAEVACDALELQSALARGQLSEARRLYQGRFLEGADDGLPVELEEWVWAKREALAQALWAAHVRQAEALFGLGWAEEARDLVQQARALPGVADVIEAEPELAVFAPEVQRTFFAVQLVGLTRAVELLGLGAEALDFLIGRGLLDTQGQPKLAVPLSVEGRRVALELARKLPLGEAAPLYQLARAHWEASDLPRGRSALLRLARAQAEERPQEALALLAELAPDAELLLLRARALERLGRYREALEMLDELPDSPEKSALRGSVLLRLGQFAEARAEAERAAGGGVYAQAESLNLQGMMLLGQGRFQEAAEAFSRAAVRFLMAGEEVRHLGALGNRAVAMAELGQGEGAFAEVLEAVGEREGLRARLFLNLGVIKERQGQPAEAERLYRESLALAEGNLEAMGRAWNNLGALYHRQGRLAEAKAAYQEALRLAKAGQEWVLTAAVLANLAELTGERASLEEAIALLEEARYTVLAERYRSRLEAFRPS; the protein is encoded by the coding sequence ATGCTGCGCACGTTGGGGGAGTTGTCGCTGGAGGGGCCGGAAACTCCTTTCCGTAAGAAGAAGCCCTTGTTGCTGCTGGTTTATCTGACTTTGGAGGGCCCCCGTTCGAGGCGCCACCTGGCCGAGCTGTTCTGGCCGGGGGCCAGCGACGGCCTCAACAGCCTCTCGGTGGCCCTGACCCAGCTTCGCACGGCGGGTGTGCGGCTAGAAGGCGAGGAGGTGCTGCGGGCCGAGGTGGCCTGTGACGCCCTCGAGCTACAAAGCGCCCTTGCACGGGGGCAGCTTTCGGAAGCCCGCCGCCTCTACCAGGGCCGATTCCTGGAGGGGGCCGACGACGGGCTACCGGTAGAGCTGGAGGAGTGGGTCTGGGCCAAGCGCGAGGCCCTAGCCCAAGCGCTGTGGGCGGCCCATGTGCGGCAGGCCGAGGCGCTTTTTGGCCTGGGCTGGGCCGAAGAGGCTAGAGACCTTGTGCAGCAGGCCCGCGCCCTGCCAGGTGTGGCTGACGTGATAGAGGCTGAGCCGGAGCTAGCAGTCTTCGCACCGGAGGTGCAGCGGACTTTTTTCGCCGTGCAGCTGGTGGGGCTGACCCGCGCGGTGGAGCTTCTGGGTCTGGGCGCGGAGGCCCTGGATTTTCTCATCGGACGCGGGCTGCTCGACACCCAGGGCCAGCCCAAGCTGGCGGTGCCCCTTTCGGTGGAGGGCCGCAGGGTGGCTTTGGAACTGGCCCGCAAGCTTCCCCTTGGGGAGGCTGCTCCCCTGTACCAGCTGGCCCGCGCGCACTGGGAAGCCTCCGACCTGCCCCGCGGACGCAGTGCCCTGCTGCGCCTGGCCAGGGCCCAGGCGGAAGAGCGGCCCCAGGAAGCGCTAGCCCTGCTCGCGGAGCTGGCCCCCGACGCGGAACTCCTGCTCTTGCGGGCGCGGGCTTTGGAGCGGCTGGGCCGGTACAGGGAAGCCCTGGAGATGCTGGACGAGCTGCCCGATAGCCCCGAGAAAAGCGCCCTGCGCGGGAGTGTGCTTTTGCGCCTGGGGCAGTTTGCCGAGGCCCGGGCCGAGGCGGAACGGGCTGCCGGTGGAGGGGTATACGCCCAGGCTGAGTCCCTCAACCTGCAGGGCATGATGCTTTTGGGCCAGGGCCGCTTCCAGGAGGCCGCCGAGGCCTTTAGCCGCGCAGCGGTGCGCTTTCTGATGGCCGGGGAGGAGGTGCGCCACCTGGGGGCTTTGGGCAACCGGGCGGTGGCGATGGCCGAGCTGGGCCAGGGAGAAGGGGCGTTTGCCGAGGTGCTCGAGGCCGTCGGAGAGCGGGAGGGGCTGCGGGCACGGCTTTTCCTCAACCTGGGGGTGATCAAGGAGCGCCAGGGTCAGCCCGCCGAGGCCGAGCGGCTGTACCGGGAGTCGCTGGCCCTGGCCGAGGGCAACCTCGAGGCCATGGGGCGGGCCTGGAACAACCTGGGAGCCCTCTACCACCGCCAGGGGCGGCTGGCGGAGGCCAAGGCGGCCTACCAGGAGGCCTTACGCCTGGCCAAGGCGGGCCAGGAGTGGGTGCTGACCGCGGCAGTGCTGGCCAACCTGGCCGAACTCACCGGCGAGCGGGCCAGCTTAGAAGAGGCCATCGCCCTTTTGGAGGAAGCGCGCTACACCGTGCTGGCCGAGCGTTACCGGAGCCGGCTCGAGGCGTTCAGACCCAGTTAA
- a CDS encoding S8 family serine peptidase, producing MRRWFWLALLVVSACAPSGPSLTLSPTRAALGEEVVARLSGMGSEGAQVFVGGAIATVTAREGNTLRFQVPNVSGGPQVVRVVAGGQEVRATLGVLGQVDRQRILLRLPLNQTPRLPSGFTLERKSDLASCGFTLAELGYAGEALGQALAELEAQDPSYKADPESLWSLSSWGGEAIGAPLAHNRGRRGGGVRVAVLDTGVDPAIPQLPGYDFVEEDAAPQDAFPGGHGTGAAGLVKEVAPDAQIVPVRVCDASGVCRASRVVRGVCWVLQHRSGPTVLSLSLGGDTPVEALKIALQAALGQGIPVAAAAGNQGNQGSPAHYPAALDLPGLVAVAALEQSPSGLKPAPYSTRGTYVDLAAPGTALECTTPGGGMGSCTGTSFATPLVAGAMALWLSAQPNLTPAQLQQNLEQHAKPIPFPPQEVGKGMVDLSVKP from the coding sequence ATGCGCAGATGGTTTTGGTTAGCCTTGTTGGTGGTTTCGGCCTGTGCGCCCTCAGGCCCCAGCCTGACCCTCTCCCCCACCCGGGCCGCCCTGGGGGAGGAGGTGGTGGCCCGGCTCAGCGGGATGGGCTCGGAGGGAGCTCAGGTCTTTGTGGGCGGGGCCATCGCCACGGTGACGGCGCGTGAGGGAAACACCCTGCGCTTCCAGGTGCCGAATGTCTCCGGTGGCCCCCAGGTGGTGCGGGTGGTGGCCGGGGGGCAGGAGGTCCGGGCCACCCTGGGGGTGTTGGGCCAGGTAGACCGCCAGCGTATACTCCTGCGGCTACCCCTGAACCAGACCCCCAGGCTTCCCTCGGGCTTCACCCTGGAACGTAAAAGCGATCTGGCCTCCTGCGGCTTCACCCTGGCCGAGCTGGGGTATGCGGGTGAGGCCCTGGGCCAGGCCCTGGCGGAGCTAGAGGCCCAGGACCCCAGCTACAAGGCCGACCCGGAGAGCCTGTGGAGCCTTTCCAGCTGGGGGGGTGAGGCCATTGGCGCGCCCCTAGCCCACAACCGGGGCCGGCGCGGGGGTGGGGTGCGGGTAGCGGTCCTGGACACCGGGGTGGATCCGGCCATCCCCCAGCTACCCGGCTACGACTTCGTGGAGGAGGACGCCGCCCCCCAGGACGCCTTCCCCGGGGGGCACGGCACCGGGGCGGCAGGCCTGGTGAAGGAGGTAGCCCCGGATGCCCAGATCGTCCCGGTACGGGTCTGCGACGCTTCGGGCGTCTGCCGCGCCAGCCGGGTGGTGCGGGGGGTGTGCTGGGTGTTGCAACACCGCTCGGGGCCCACCGTGCTGAGCCTGAGCCTGGGGGGGGACACCCCGGTGGAGGCCCTCAAGATCGCCCTCCAGGCCGCCCTAGGCCAGGGCATCCCGGTGGCCGCCGCCGCGGGGAACCAGGGCAACCAGGGCAGTCCGGCCCACTACCCCGCGGCCTTGGACCTGCCGGGGCTGGTGGCGGTGGCGGCCTTGGAGCAAAGCCCCTCCGGCCTCAAACCCGCCCCCTATAGCACCCGAGGGACCTATGTGGACCTGGCCGCCCCCGGCACCGCCTTGGAGTGCACCACCCCAGGGGGCGGTATGGGGAGCTGCACCGGCACCTCCTTTGCCACCCCCCTGGTGGCCGGGGCCATGGCCCTGTGGCTTTCGGCCCAGCCCAACCTCACCCCGGCCCAGTTGCAACAGAACCTGGAGCAGCACGCCAAGCCCATCCCCTTCCCCCCCCAGGAGGTCGGGAAGGGGATGGTGGACCTTTCGGTCAAACCCTAA